A stretch of Pseudomonas sp. LS.1a DNA encodes these proteins:
- a CDS encoding substrate-binding periplasmic protein, translating into MPHVARLFWILLLACLSPLALGERLRLVTDDWAPYVYQQDGQPRGIDYEVTTQVFQRLGVEVEWQFLPWKRCLAMIEQGLADGIMDIFQAESRQPYLVYAPEPMSEVEFVLFQARARRHAVTALDDLAGLTVGTSPGYAYGATFNEAAHFRREAAPTHEANFGKLMLGRIDLAITDRRVGHYLLRHLGLQQQVEELPLVISRQAQYLGLARKPGREALAQAFAVELRRFKQEPAYAAISNRYIGNIGNTLNAVEQQESSTAR; encoded by the coding sequence ATGCCACACGTCGCCCGTCTGTTCTGGATCCTGTTGCTCGCCTGCCTGAGCCCGCTGGCTCTGGGCGAGCGCCTGCGCCTGGTGACCGACGACTGGGCACCCTATGTGTACCAGCAGGACGGCCAGCCGCGCGGCATCGACTACGAAGTCACCACCCAGGTGTTCCAACGCCTTGGCGTCGAGGTGGAATGGCAGTTCCTGCCCTGGAAGCGCTGCCTGGCAATGATCGAGCAGGGCCTGGCCGATGGCATCATGGATATCTTCCAGGCCGAGTCGCGCCAGCCCTACCTGGTGTATGCCCCCGAGCCCATGTCGGAGGTCGAGTTCGTCCTGTTCCAGGCCCGCGCACGTCGCCATGCCGTCACGGCCCTGGATGACCTTGCCGGCCTCACCGTCGGCACCTCACCCGGCTACGCCTATGGTGCAACGTTCAACGAGGCCGCACATTTCAGGCGCGAAGCCGCGCCTACCCATGAAGCCAACTTCGGCAAGCTGATGCTGGGCCGCATCGACCTGGCAATCACCGACCGCAGGGTCGGCCATTACCTGCTGCGGCATCTGGGCCTGCAACAGCAAGTCGAGGAGCTGCCGCTGGTGATCAGCCGCCAGGCGCAATACCTGGGGCTGGCACGCAAGCCGGGGCGGGAGGCACTGGCCCAGGCCTTCGCCGTGGAACTGCGGCGCTTCAAGCAGGAACCCGCCTACGCGGCGATCAGCAACCGCTACATAGGCAACATCGGAAACACTCTCAACGCCGTTGAGCAGCAGGAAAGCAGCACAGCGCGTTAG
- a CDS encoding cytochrome b, whose amino-acid sequence MQLRNSPSRYGVVSIVLHWGVALAVFGLFGLGLWMVGLDYYSPWRKAGPDLHKSIGLVLLAVMLLRVVWRFISPPPPAPANHGALTRLAAKLGHLALYLGLFAVMIAGYLISTADGVGIPVFGLFEVPALVSDLPDQADLAGVIHLWLAWGLVIFAVLHALAALKHHFIDRDATLTRMLGRKA is encoded by the coding sequence ATGCAACTGCGCAATTCACCTTCTCGCTACGGCGTGGTCAGCATCGTCCTACACTGGGGCGTGGCTCTGGCAGTGTTCGGCCTGTTCGGCCTGGGCCTGTGGATGGTCGGTCTCGACTACTACAGCCCTTGGCGCAAGGCCGGCCCGGACCTGCACAAGAGCATCGGCCTGGTGCTGTTGGCAGTGATGCTGCTGCGGGTGGTCTGGCGCTTCATCAGCCCGCCACCACCGGCACCGGCCAACCACGGTGCACTCACCCGCCTGGCGGCCAAGCTGGGCCACCTGGCCCTGTATCTGGGGCTGTTCGCGGTAATGATCGCCGGTTACCTGATTTCCACTGCCGACGGTGTCGGCATTCCGGTGTTCGGCCTGTTCGAAGTGCCGGCACTGGTCAGCGACCTGCCCGACCAGGCAGACCTGGCTGGCGTGATTCATCTCTGGCTGGCCTGGGGCTTGGTGATTTTTGCCGTGCTGCATGCCTTGGCAGCGCTCAAGCACCATTTCATCGACCGTGACGCGACCCTGACCCGCATGCTGGGCCGCAAAGCTTGA
- a CDS encoding acyl-CoA thioesterase, translating to MNFHTRKWVKPEDLNPNGTLFGGSLLRWIDEEAAIYAIVQLGNQRVVTKYISEINFVSASRQGDIIELGITATEFGRTSITLKCEVRNKITRKAILTVDKMVFVNLGEDGLPAAHGRTEIKYIQDQFPDSAVE from the coding sequence ATGAACTTTCATACCCGCAAGTGGGTTAAACCCGAAGACCTCAACCCCAATGGCACCCTGTTCGGTGGCAGCCTGTTGCGCTGGATCGACGAAGAGGCGGCGATCTACGCCATCGTCCAGCTGGGCAACCAGCGTGTGGTGACCAAGTACATATCGGAAATCAACTTCGTCAGTGCCTCGCGCCAGGGCGACATCATCGAGCTGGGCATCACCGCCACCGAGTTCGGCCGCACCTCGATCACCCTCAAGTGCGAAGTGCGCAACAAGATCACCCGCAAGGCCATCCTCACGGTCGACAAGATGGTCTTCGTCAACCTTGGCGAGGACGGGCTGCCGGCGGCGCATGGGCGGACCGAGATCAAGTACATCCAGGACCAGTTCCCGGATTCCGCGGTGGAATAA
- the ahcY gene encoding adenosylhomocysteinase has product MSAANMPAGFTDYKVADISLAAWGRRETIIAESEMPALMGLRRKYLAEQPLKGAKILGCIHMTIQTAVLIETLVALGAEVRWSSCNIFSTQDQAAASIAAAGIPVFAWKGETEQEYEWCLEQTILKDGQPWDANMVLDDGGDLTELLHKKYPQVLERVHGITEETTTGVHRLLDMLAKGELKVPAINVNDSVTKSKNDNKYGCRHSLNDAIKRGTDHLLSGKQALVIGYGDVGKGSAQSLRQEGMIVKVTEVDPICAMQACMDGFEVVSPFIDGINNGTEASIDKALLGKIDLIVTTTGNVNVCDANMLKALKKRAVVCNIGHFDNEIDTAFMRKNWAWEEVKPQVHKIHRTGAGSFDPQNDDYLILLAEGRLVNLGNATGHPSRIMDGSFANQVLAQIFLFEQKFADLSAEKKAERLTVEVLPKKLDEEVALEMVRGFGGVVTQLTKQQAEYIGVTVEGPFKPHAYRY; this is encoded by the coding sequence ATGAGCGCTGCAAACATGCCTGCTGGTTTTACCGATTACAAAGTCGCCGACATCTCCCTGGCAGCCTGGGGCCGTCGCGAAACCATCATCGCCGAATCGGAAATGCCTGCACTGATGGGCCTGCGTCGCAAGTACCTGGCCGAGCAACCGCTCAAGGGTGCGAAGATCCTGGGCTGCATCCATATGACCATCCAGACCGCCGTGCTGATCGAAACCCTGGTTGCCCTGGGTGCCGAAGTGCGCTGGTCGTCCTGCAACATCTTCTCCACCCAGGACCAGGCCGCCGCCTCCATCGCCGCCGCCGGTATCCCGGTGTTCGCCTGGAAAGGTGAAACCGAGCAAGAGTACGAGTGGTGCCTGGAACAGACCATCCTCAAGGATGGCCAGCCATGGGACGCCAACATGGTCCTCGACGACGGTGGCGACCTGACCGAACTGCTGCACAAGAAGTACCCGCAAGTACTGGAGCGCGTGCACGGCATCACCGAAGAGACCACCACCGGCGTGCACCGCCTGCTGGACATGCTGGCCAAGGGCGAGCTGAAAGTCCCGGCGATCAACGTCAACGACTCGGTCACCAAGAGCAAGAACGACAACAAGTACGGCTGCCGTCACAGCCTGAACGACGCCATCAAACGTGGTACCGACCACCTGCTGTCGGGCAAGCAGGCCCTGGTGATCGGCTACGGTGACGTGGGCAAGGGCTCGGCCCAGTCCCTGCGCCAGGAAGGCATGATCGTCAAGGTCACCGAAGTCGACCCGATCTGCGCCATGCAGGCTTGCATGGACGGTTTCGAAGTGGTTTCGCCGTTCATCGACGGTATCAACAACGGCACCGAAGCCAGCATCGACAAGGCGCTGCTGGGCAAGATCGACCTGATCGTGACCACCACCGGCAACGTCAACGTGTGCGACGCCAACATGCTCAAGGCGCTGAAGAAGCGTGCCGTAGTGTGCAACATCGGCCACTTCGACAACGAGATCGACACCGCCTTCATGCGCAAGAACTGGGCCTGGGAAGAGGTCAAGCCGCAGGTGCACAAGATCCACCGCACCGGCGCTGGCAGCTTCGACCCGCAGAACGACGACTACCTGATCCTGCTGGCCGAAGGCCGCCTGGTCAACCTGGGTAACGCCACTGGCCACCCAAGCCGCATCATGGACGGTTCGTTCGCCAACCAGGTACTGGCGCAGATCTTCCTGTTCGAGCAGAAGTTCGCCGACCTGTCGGCCGAGAAGAAAGCCGAACGCCTGACCGTTGAAGTACTGCCGAAGAAGCTCGACGAAGAAGTGGCCCTGGAAATGGTCCGCGGCTTCGGCGGCGTGGTCACCCAGCTGACCAAGCAGCAGGCCGAGTACATCGGCGTCACCGTCGAAGGCCCGTTCAAACCGCACGCCTACCGCTACTAA
- a CDS encoding YceI family protein: protein MLKKTFAALALGTALLSAGQAMAAEYKIDKEGQHAFVDWKISHLGYSFIHGTFKDFDGNFTWDSAKPEASKISVDLKTASLWSNHAERDKHIASADFLDVKKYPQAKFVSTSVKPTGDKTADVTGDLTMHGVTKPVTFKATFNGEGKDPWGGERAGFNATTTLNLNDFGIKGPGATSQTLDLDISVEGVKQK from the coding sequence ATGTTGAAAAAGACTTTTGCCGCTCTGGCGCTCGGTACCGCTCTGCTCTCCGCCGGCCAGGCCATGGCTGCCGAGTACAAGATCGACAAGGAAGGCCAGCACGCGTTCGTTGACTGGAAGATCAGCCACCTGGGCTACAGCTTCATCCACGGTACCTTCAAGGACTTCGACGGCAACTTCACCTGGGATAGCGCCAAGCCTGAAGCCAGCAAGATCAGCGTCGACCTGAAAACCGCCAGCCTGTGGTCGAACCACGCCGAGCGTGACAAGCACATTGCCAGCGCCGACTTCCTCGATGTGAAGAAGTACCCGCAAGCCAAGTTCGTCTCCACCAGCGTCAAGCCGACTGGCGACAAGACCGCTGACGTGACTGGCGACCTGACCATGCATGGTGTGACCAAGCCGGTTACCTTCAAGGCCACCTTCAACGGTGAAGGCAAGGACCCATGGGGTGGCGAGCGCGCTGGCTTCAACGCCACCACTACCCTGAACCTGAACGACTTCGGCATCAAAGGCCCGGGCGCTACTTCGCAGACCCTGGACCTGGATATCAGTGTTGAAGGTGTGAAGCAGAAGTAA
- the metF gene encoding methylenetetrahydrofolate reductase [NAD(P)H]: MSQERRYSFEFFPTKTDAGHEKLMGVARQLAAYNPDFFSCTYGAGGSTRDRTLNTVLQLESEVKVPAAPHLSCVGDTKAELRTLLAEYKAAGIKRIVALRGDLPSGMGMASGELRYASDLVEFIRQETADHFHLEVAAYPEMHPQARNFEADLANFVHKVKAGADSAITQYFFNADSYFYFVERAQKLGVDIPVVPGIMPITNYSKLARFSDACGAEIPRWIRKQLEAYADDTASIQAFGEEVITRMCEQLLQGGAPGLHFYTLNQAEPSLAIWNNLKLPR, translated from the coding sequence ATGTCCCAGGAACGCCGTTACAGTTTCGAGTTCTTCCCGACCAAGACCGATGCCGGTCACGAAAAGCTGATGGGCGTCGCCCGCCAGCTGGCCGCCTACAACCCGGACTTCTTCTCCTGCACCTACGGTGCCGGTGGCTCGACCCGCGACCGCACGCTGAATACCGTGCTGCAGCTGGAAAGCGAAGTGAAGGTACCTGCCGCACCGCACCTGTCGTGCGTCGGCGACACCAAGGCCGAACTGCGCACCCTGCTGGCCGAATACAAGGCTGCCGGCATCAAGCGCATCGTTGCCCTGCGTGGCGACCTGCCATCGGGCATGGGCATGGCCAGTGGCGAACTGCGCTACGCCAGCGACCTGGTCGAATTCATCCGCCAGGAAACCGCTGATCACTTCCACCTGGAAGTGGCCGCCTACCCGGAGATGCATCCACAGGCCCGCAACTTCGAGGCTGACCTGGCCAACTTCGTGCACAAGGTCAAGGCCGGTGCCGACAGCGCCATCACCCAGTACTTCTTCAACGCCGACAGCTACTTCTACTTCGTCGAGCGCGCGCAGAAGCTGGGCGTGGACATCCCGGTGGTGCCTGGCATCATGCCGATCACCAACTACAGCAAGCTGGCGCGCTTCTCCGATGCCTGTGGCGCCGAGATCCCGCGCTGGATCCGCAAGCAGCTGGAAGCCTATGCCGACGACACCGCCAGCATCCAGGCATTCGGCGAAGAAGTGATCACCCGCATGTGCGAACAGCTGCTGCAAGGCGGCGCACCGGGCCTGCACTTCTACACCTTGAACCAGGCCGAGCCGAGTCTGGCGATCTGGAACAATCTGAAGCTGCCACGCTGA
- a CDS encoding DEAD/DEAH box helicase — MSFASLGLSEALVRAIEAAGYTQPTPVQQRAIPAVLQGRDLMVAAQTGTGKTGGFALPILERLFPAGHPDKSQRHGPRQPRVLVLTPTRELAAQVHDSFKVYARDLPLVSACIFGGVGMNPQIQAIAKGVDVLVACPGRLLDLAGQGKVDLAHVEILVLDEADRMLDMGFIHDVKKVLARLPAKRQNLLFSATFSKDITDLADKLLHNPERIEVTPPNTTVERIEQRVYRLPASHKRALLAHLITLGAWEQVLVFTRTKHGANRLAEYLEKHGLTAAAIHGNKSQNARTKALADFKANSVRVLVATDIAARGLDIDQLPHVVNFELPNVEEDYVHRIGRTGRAGRSGEAISMVAPDEEKLLKSIERVTRQKIPDGDLMGFDASQVEAEKPEVRERPQNNGRGGRNQQARGEGGKDANGGRKDKGKDKGKAKQQAADKPADKEKSGDRQQQQRKPRDKKPRQQQQQASTNSVPKVPADRDPEEFLDDDIDNFGNRADYVSPYQGKNQGRNRRPGGNAGQGQAQGSGQRNNAGGQGRNAGQQRSGGGEKRPARANNGGGGRRDGGGRGRPARDDAARQEPAVRNPRQPEKQPVIIRKESKLDRYPTPEQLDDLPSRPRGERPALLTRKG; from the coding sequence ATGTCCTTTGCTTCCCTCGGTCTCTCCGAGGCTCTTGTCCGCGCTATCGAGGCTGCGGGCTATACCCAGCCGACCCCCGTGCAACAGCGGGCGATTCCCGCCGTGTTGCAAGGCCGCGACCTGATGGTCGCCGCACAGACAGGTACTGGTAAAACCGGCGGTTTCGCCCTGCCGATCCTCGAGCGCCTGTTCCCGGCCGGCCACCCCGACAAGTCGCAGCGCCATGGCCCGCGCCAACCTCGCGTACTGGTCCTGACCCCGACCCGCGAACTGGCAGCCCAGGTGCATGACAGCTTCAAGGTCTATGCCCGTGACCTGCCACTGGTCAGCGCCTGCATTTTCGGCGGCGTCGGCATGAACCCGCAGATCCAGGCCATTGCCAAGGGTGTGGACGTGCTGGTCGCCTGCCCGGGCCGCCTGCTCGACCTGGCCGGCCAAGGCAAGGTTGACCTGGCCCACGTTGAAATCCTGGTGCTGGACGAAGCCGACCGCATGCTCGACATGGGCTTCATCCACGACGTCAAGAAGGTCCTCGCCCGCCTGCCGGCCAAGCGCCAGAACCTGTTGTTCTCGGCCACCTTCTCCAAGGACATCACCGACCTCGCCGACAAGCTCCTGCACAACCCGGAGCGTATCGAGGTCACCCCGCCGAACACCACCGTCGAGCGTATCGAGCAGCGCGTCTACCGCCTGCCTGCCAGCCACAAGCGCGCGCTGCTGGCACACCTGATCACCCTGGGTGCCTGGGAACAGGTGCTGGTGTTCACCCGTACCAAGCATGGCGCCAACCGCCTGGCCGAGTACCTGGAAAAGCACGGCCTGACCGCCGCCGCGATCCACGGTAACAAGAGCCAGAATGCCCGCACCAAGGCCCTGGCCGACTTCAAGGCCAACAGCGTGCGCGTACTGGTCGCCACCGACATCGCCGCCCGTGGCCTGGACATCGACCAGTTGCCGCACGTGGTCAACTTCGAGCTGCCGAACGTCGAGGAAGACTACGTCCACCGTATCGGCCGTACCGGCCGTGCCGGGCGTTCGGGCGAGGCCATTTCCATGGTCGCACCGGATGAAGAAAAACTGCTCAAGAGCATCGAGCGGGTCACCAGGCAGAAGATTCCGGACGGCGACCTGATGGGCTTCGACGCCAGCCAGGTAGAAGCCGAAAAGCCTGAAGTACGCGAGCGCCCGCAGAACAACGGCCGTGGCGGCCGCAACCAGCAGGCCCGTGGCGAAGGCGGCAAAGACGCCAACGGTGGCCGCAAGGACAAGGGCAAGGATAAAGGCAAGGCCAAGCAACAGGCTGCGGACAAGCCGGCCGACAAGGAAAAGAGCGGCGACAGGCAACAGCAGCAACGCAAGCCGCGTGACAAGAAGCCGCGCCAGCAGCAACAGCAGGCCAGCACCAACAGCGTGCCGAAAGTGCCTGCCGACCGTGATCCGGAAGAATTCCTCGACGACGATATCGACAACTTCGGTAACCGTGCCGACTATGTCAGCCCGTACCAAGGCAAAAACCAGGGCCGCAATCGCCGCCCGGGTGGCAATGCCGGCCAAGGTCAGGCTCAAGGTAGTGGCCAACGCAACAACGCGGGTGGCCAGGGTCGCAATGCTGGCCAGCAGCGCAGTGGCGGTGGCGAGAAACGCCCGGCCCGTGCCAACAACGGTGGCGGTGGCCGCCGTGATGGCGGCGGCCGTGGTCGCCCGGCCCGTGACGATGCTGCCCGGCAAGAGCCGGCCGTGCGCAACCCGCGCCAGCCGGAAAAACAGCCGGTGATCATCCGCAAGGAATCCAAGCTCGACCGTTACCCGACGCCGGAGCAGCTGGATGACCTGCCAAGCCGCCCACGCGGTGAGCGCCCGGCGCTGCTGACCCGCAAGGGCTGA
- a CDS encoding flavin monoamine oxidase family protein, translating into MAAAWVRLCALVLIGVSSGAALAKDKTPSAIVVGGGLAGLTAAYELQNKGWQVTLLEAKPGMGGRSGLATSEWIGNAKAQPVLNQYLDRFKLETLPAPEFVRTPGYLIDGEYFSATDLATKQPATAEALKRYEKTLDDLARSIDDPLNPQANSTLFALDQINVSTWLDKLQLPTTARQLVNQQIRTRYDEPSRLSLLYFAQQNRVYRGVSDRDLRAARLPGGSPVLAQAFVKQLKTIKTSSPVTSIVQDKDGVTVKVGSVGYQADYLVMAVPLRALAKIQMTPGLDSQHLAALKGTNYGWRDQLMLKFKKPVWESRARMSGEIFSNAGLGMLWIEPALKGGANVVINLSGDNARLLQAFGDKQMVDQVLIRLHAFYPQARGSFTGYEVKRYSTDAGTGGAYLAYGPGQISKYWRLWERPVQRITFAGEHTDALYPGTLEGALRSGQRAASQVQDLLAGKSFDPAKAAPVAAAAAAGAVAAKESKGGFFSNLFGGSSDKRDKADKAPANAEPKAVDEAKQDKPGFFKRLFGGADKPEVKAEPIAKAEEVVPAPVPAPQAAPAPVTPAPVAKEAAAKPAATKAAPARHAPAHKPAHKPAEAKKATAKSEPAKKAVANTQAKAG; encoded by the coding sequence ATGGCTGCTGCTTGGGTGCGCCTGTGCGCGTTGGTATTGATTGGTGTGTCCAGCGGCGCTGCGCTGGCAAAGGACAAGACGCCCTCGGCGATCGTCGTGGGTGGCGGCCTGGCGGGCCTGACGGCCGCCTACGAGCTGCAGAACAAAGGCTGGCAGGTGACGCTGCTGGAAGCCAAACCGGGCATGGGCGGGCGCTCGGGCCTGGCCACCAGCGAGTGGATCGGCAACGCCAAGGCGCAGCCGGTGCTCAACCAGTACCTCGACCGTTTCAAGCTTGAAACACTGCCGGCACCGGAGTTCGTGCGTACCCCCGGTTACCTGATCGACGGCGAGTATTTCAGCGCCACCGACCTGGCCACCAAGCAGCCAGCCACCGCCGAGGCGCTCAAGCGTTACGAAAAAACCCTCGACGACCTGGCCCGTTCGATCGACGACCCGTTGAACCCGCAGGCCAACAGCACGCTGTTCGCCCTCGACCAGATCAACGTCTCCACCTGGCTGGACAAGCTGCAACTGCCGACCACTGCCCGTCAGCTGGTCAACCAGCAGATCCGTACCCGCTACGATGAGCCATCACGCCTGTCGCTGCTGTACTTCGCCCAGCAGAACCGCGTGTATCGCGGTGTCAGCGACCGTGACCTGCGTGCCGCACGCCTGCCCGGCGGCAGCCCGGTGCTGGCCCAGGCCTTCGTCAAGCAACTGAAGACCATCAAGACCAGTTCGCCGGTGACCTCCATCGTCCAGGACAAGGACGGTGTCACGGTCAAGGTCGGCAGCGTCGGTTACCAGGCGGATTACCTGGTCATGGCCGTGCCCCTGCGCGCCCTGGCCAAGATCCAGATGACCCCGGGCCTGGACAGCCAGCACCTGGCGGCGTTGAAGGGCACCAACTATGGCTGGCGCGACCAGCTGATGCTCAAGTTCAAGAAGCCGGTGTGGGAAAGCCGCGCGCGCATGTCGGGCGAAATCTTCAGTAACGCTGGTTTGGGCATGCTGTGGATCGAGCCTGCGCTCAAGGGTGGCGCCAACGTGGTGATCAACCTGTCCGGTGACAACGCCCGTCTGCTGCAGGCCTTTGGCGACAAGCAGATGGTCGACCAGGTGCTGATCCGCCTGCATGCGTTCTACCCACAGGCCCGTGGTTCGTTTACCGGCTACGAGGTCAAGCGCTACAGCACCGACGCCGGTACCGGCGGCGCCTACCTGGCCTATGGCCCGGGGCAGATCAGCAAGTACTGGCGCCTGTGGGAGCGCCCGGTGCAGCGCATCACCTTTGCCGGTGAGCATACCGACGCCCTCTACCCAGGTACCCTGGAAGGCGCCCTGCGCAGTGGCCAGCGCGCGGCCAGCCAGGTGCAGGACCTGCTGGCCGGCAAGTCGTTCGACCCAGCCAAGGCGGCACCGGTGGCGGCGGCGGCAGCGGCAGGCGCCGTAGCGGCCAAGGAGAGCAAGGGCGGGTTCTTCTCCAACCTGTTCGGTGGCTCGTCCGACAAGCGCGACAAGGCAGACAAGGCCCCGGCCAACGCTGAGCCGAAGGCGGTCGATGAGGCCAAGCAGGACAAACCAGGCTTCTTCAAGCGCCTGTTTGGCGGGGCGGACAAGCCTGAGGTGAAGGCCGAGCCGATTGCCAAGGCCGAGGAAGTGGTGCCGGCACCTGTGCCAGCGCCACAAGCCGCGCCGGCCCCGGTTACGCCAGCGCCTGTGGCCAAGGAAGCGGCGGCCAAGCCTGCTGCGACCAAGGCTGCACCTGCCAGGCATGCACCGGCGCACAAACCGGCCCACAAGCCTGCCGAGGCCAAGAAAGCGACTGCCAAGTCCGAACCGGCCAAGAAAGCTGTAGCCAATACCCAAGCCAAGGCCGGTTGA
- a CDS encoding cation:proton antiporter: MLELVAAFICLTTLLTYVNYRFIGLPPAIGVMVTALLFSLMLQGLSLIGFPGLEARVEGLMNQIDFNDLLMHWMLAFLLFAGALHVNLSDLRSYRWPIGLLATVGVLIATVVIGYLSHWVFALFGWQVPLIYCLLFGALISPTDPIAVLGALRTANASKPLKTTIVGESLFNDGTAVVVFTVLLGIIQLGETPSMTDTAILFAREAIGGVAFGGLIGYATYRMIKSVEQYQVEVMLTLALVIGGSAMCYELHVSAPIAMVVAGLIIGNLGRNLAMNDMTRRYMDGFWELIDDMLNALLFALIGLELLLLPFNWMHLAAGGVLALAVLLSRLLTVAPAIVLLRRWRPVPKGTVRVLTWGGLRGGVSVALALSLPQGEERDLLLSITYIVVLSSILVQGLSIGRVVRKVSAQP; encoded by the coding sequence TATCTGCCTCACTACCCTCCTCACCTATGTAAATTACCGTTTCATCGGCCTGCCCCCCGCCATCGGCGTAATGGTCACGGCCCTGCTGTTCTCCCTGATGCTGCAAGGCCTGAGCCTGATCGGCTTCCCTGGCCTGGAAGCACGCGTCGAAGGGCTGATGAACCAGATCGACTTCAACGACCTGCTGATGCACTGGATGCTGGCGTTCCTGCTGTTCGCCGGGGCCTTGCACGTCAACCTCTCCGACCTGCGCAGCTACCGCTGGCCCATCGGCCTGCTGGCCACCGTCGGCGTATTGATTGCCACCGTGGTCATCGGCTACCTGTCGCATTGGGTGTTCGCCCTGTTCGGCTGGCAGGTGCCGCTGATCTACTGCCTGTTGTTCGGTGCGCTGATCTCGCCCACCGACCCGATTGCCGTGCTTGGTGCACTACGTACCGCCAATGCCTCGAAACCGCTTAAAACAACCATCGTCGGCGAGTCGCTGTTCAACGATGGCACTGCGGTAGTGGTGTTCACCGTGCTGCTGGGCATCATCCAGCTGGGCGAGACGCCGAGCATGACCGACACCGCGATCCTGTTCGCCCGCGAGGCCATCGGCGGCGTGGCGTTCGGCGGCCTGATCGGCTACGCCACCTACCGCATGATCAAGAGCGTCGAGCAATATCAGGTGGAAGTGATGCTGACCCTGGCGCTGGTCATCGGCGGCTCGGCGATGTGCTACGAGCTGCACGTTTCGGCGCCGATCGCCATGGTGGTGGCCGGGCTGATCATCGGCAACCTGGGGCGCAACCTGGCGATGAACGACATGACCCGTCGCTACATGGACGGTTTCTGGGAGCTGATCGACGACATGCTCAACGCCCTGCTGTTCGCGTTGATCGGCCTGGAACTGTTGCTGCTGCCATTCAACTGGATGCACCTGGCAGCCGGTGGCGTGCTGGCGCTGGCGGTGCTGCTGTCGCGGCTGCTGACCGTGGCCCCGGCGATCGTGCTGCTGCGGCGCTGGCGCCCGGTGCCCAAGGGCACGGTGCGGGTGCTGACCTGGGGTGGCCTGCGCGGTGGGGTGTCGGTAGCCCTGGCACTGTCACTGCCACAGGGCGAGGAACGTGACCTGCTGCTGTCGATCACCTACATCGTGGTGCTGTCGTCGATCCTGGTGCAGGGGTTGAGTATCGGCCGGGTGGTGCGCAAGGTCAGCGCTCAGCCTTGA